In one Rhodococcus sp. B50 genomic region, the following are encoded:
- a CDS encoding class I SAM-dependent methyltransferase has product MVRSSKLRTPKSGSGVIASPNIWHWPEVYEEENRAQDPRGAVYAALRQVVDWTGRDVVDVGCGSGFHLPMFAAEARTVTGIEPHPPLVAAARVRVRDLSSVMVAEGSAAAMPVPDASVDLVHARTAYFFGPGCGAGILEAMRVLRPGGALAVVDLDATAHPYGDWMRDDLPHYDPVTVEAFFHAQGFDLRRIDTRWEFPDRATLERVLGIEFGPRVAARAIRETSGTTLTVRYRLHVRRRPAGLELS; this is encoded by the coding sequence ATGGTGCGTTCGTCGAAGCTCCGTACGCCGAAGTCGGGGAGCGGGGTGATCGCCAGCCCCAACATCTGGCACTGGCCCGAGGTGTACGAGGAGGAGAACCGCGCGCAGGACCCCCGTGGTGCCGTATACGCGGCGCTGCGTCAGGTCGTGGACTGGACCGGTCGCGACGTCGTCGACGTCGGGTGCGGCTCGGGTTTCCACCTTCCGATGTTCGCGGCCGAGGCGCGCACAGTGACCGGGATCGAACCGCATCCGCCGCTGGTCGCTGCGGCACGCGTCCGCGTCCGCGATCTCTCCTCGGTCATGGTGGCGGAAGGTTCGGCCGCGGCCATGCCTGTTCCCGACGCCTCGGTGGACCTCGTCCACGCCCGCACCGCCTACTTCTTCGGTCCCGGTTGCGGCGCCGGCATCCTCGAGGCGATGCGCGTGCTGCGTCCGGGTGGCGCGCTCGCCGTCGTCGACCTCGACGCCACCGCCCACCCCTACGGCGACTGGATGCGCGACGACCTGCCGCACTACGACCCGGTGACGGTCGAGGCGTTCTTCCACGCCCAGGGCTTCGACCTGCGCCGGATCGACACCCGATGGGAGTTCCCGGACCGTGCGACGCTGGAACGTGTGCTCGGCATCGAGTTCGGACCTCGGGTCGCGGCCCGGGCGATCCGGGAGACATCCGGCACGACGCTCACCGTCCGCTACCGGCTGCACGTGCGCCGCAGACCCGCCGGCCTCGAACTGAGCTGA
- a CDS encoding phosphatidate cytidylyltransferase, which translates to MGRADGSSDPQLPLGAGADSGATPADPAPANDPVSEPVKKPSRAGRNLPAAFAVGGGLGALVIGILLFAPTAWLAVVAAAIGIATWEVTKRLREADVLVPRLPLLAGGQAMIWLGWPYGTTGVLGAFAGTVVVTMLWRLFDHGLVAQPRNYLRDTAVAVFVAAWLPLLASFATLMVLEDQGAQRVFCLMLVCVASDIGGYAAGVLFGKHPMVPAISPKKSWEGFGGSLVACIATGVLTVVFLLDGPWWVGVLLGAVLVLTATAGDLIESQVKRDLGIKDMGTLLPGHGGIMDRLDSILPSAFVTWLILTAFV; encoded by the coding sequence GTGGGTCGAGCCGACGGGTCCTCCGACCCGCAGCTTCCACTCGGTGCCGGAGCCGACTCCGGTGCCACCCCTGCAGACCCGGCACCGGCGAACGACCCCGTGTCGGAGCCGGTGAAGAAGCCGTCGCGGGCCGGACGCAACCTTCCCGCCGCCTTCGCGGTCGGCGGTGGTCTGGGTGCGCTCGTTATCGGCATCCTGCTGTTCGCGCCGACGGCCTGGCTCGCGGTGGTCGCGGCCGCGATCGGTATCGCGACCTGGGAGGTCACCAAGCGTCTGCGCGAGGCGGACGTGCTCGTCCCCAGACTGCCGTTGCTGGCCGGTGGCCAGGCGATGATCTGGCTCGGGTGGCCGTACGGCACAACGGGTGTGCTGGGTGCGTTCGCGGGCACGGTCGTGGTGACGATGCTGTGGCGCCTGTTCGATCACGGCCTCGTCGCGCAGCCACGCAACTACCTGCGCGACACCGCGGTCGCGGTCTTCGTCGCCGCCTGGCTACCGCTGCTCGCGTCCTTCGCGACCCTCATGGTCCTCGAGGATCAGGGCGCCCAGCGTGTGTTCTGCCTGATGCTCGTGTGCGTCGCGTCGGACATCGGTGGTTACGCGGCCGGCGTGCTGTTCGGCAAGCACCCGATGGTGCCCGCGATCAGCCCGAAGAAGTCCTGGGAGGGGTTCGGCGGGTCGCTCGTGGCGTGCATCGCCACCGGCGTCCTCACCGTCGTCTTCCTGCTCGACGGACCGTGGTGGGTCGGCGTTCTGCTCGGTGCGGTGCTCGTCCTCACCGCCACAGCGGGTGACCTGATCGAGTCGCAGGTCAAGCGCGATCTCGGGATCAAGGACATGGGTACCCTGCTGCCCGGCCACGGCGGCATCATGGACCGGCTCGACTCGATCCTGCCGTCGGCCTTCGTCACCTGGCTGATCCTGACGGCCTTCGTGTAG
- the frr gene encoding ribosome recycling factor, translating into MIDEALFEAEEKMEKAVTVARDDLGGIRTGRANPGMFNRIVVDYYGAPTPITQIASINVPEARMVIVKPYEASQLNAIETAIRNSDLGVNPSNDGNIIRISVPQLTEERRRELVKQAKAKGEDAKVAVRNVRRKAMEELGRIQKDGEAGEDDVNRAEKELDKTTAKYVGQIDELIKHKEAELMEV; encoded by the coding sequence GTGATCGATGAAGCCCTCTTCGAAGCCGAAGAGAAGATGGAGAAGGCCGTCACGGTGGCGCGGGACGATCTGGGTGGCATTCGGACCGGTCGTGCGAACCCGGGCATGTTCAACCGCATCGTCGTCGACTACTACGGGGCTCCCACGCCGATCACGCAGATCGCCAGCATCAATGTTCCCGAAGCGCGCATGGTCATCGTCAAGCCGTACGAGGCCTCGCAGCTGAACGCGATCGAGACCGCGATCCGCAACTCCGATCTCGGGGTCAACCCCTCCAATGACGGCAACATCATCCGCATCTCGGTCCCGCAACTGACCGAGGAGCGTCGCCGCGAACTCGTCAAGCAGGCCAAAGCCAAGGGCGAGGACGCCAAGGTGGCGGTGCGCAACGTCCGCCGCAAGGCGATGGAGGAGCTCGGCCGCATCCAGAAGGACGGCGAGGCCGGTGAGGACGACGTGAACCGCGCCGAGAAGGAGCTCGACAAGACGACCGCGAAGTACGTCGGTCAGATCGACGAGTTGATCAAGCACAAGGAAGCCGAACTGATGGAGGTCTGA
- the pyrH gene encoding UMP kinase, with product MSDHAHDRPGFRRVLLKLGGEMFGGGKVGLDPDVVTTVAQQIAEVVRSGAEVAVVIGGGNFFRGAELQQRGLERARSDYMGMLGTVMNSLALQDFLEKEGIDTRVQTAITMGQVAEPYLPLRARRHLEKGRVVIFGAGMGMPYFSTDTTAAQRALEIGAEVVLMAKAVDGVYSDDPRTNPDAVLFEEITHREVIEQGLKVADATAFSLCMDNAMPIMVFNLLTKGNIARAIAGEKIGTLVRS from the coding sequence ATGTCCGACCACGCCCACGATCGGCCCGGATTCCGCCGGGTACTGCTCAAGCTCGGCGGCGAGATGTTCGGCGGCGGCAAGGTCGGACTCGACCCGGATGTGGTGACGACGGTGGCCCAGCAGATCGCGGAGGTCGTGCGCAGTGGCGCCGAGGTCGCGGTCGTGATCGGTGGCGGCAACTTCTTCCGCGGCGCCGAGCTCCAGCAGCGCGGTCTCGAACGTGCGCGGTCCGATTACATGGGCATGCTCGGCACGGTTATGAATTCCCTTGCACTGCAGGACTTCCTGGAGAAGGAAGGCATCGACACCCGCGTGCAGACGGCGATCACGATGGGGCAGGTCGCCGAGCCTTATCTGCCGCTGCGTGCGCGCCGGCACCTCGAGAAGGGGCGCGTGGTCATCTTCGGTGCAGGCATGGGTATGCCGTACTTCTCCACCGACACCACCGCCGCGCAGCGCGCCCTCGAGATCGGCGCCGAGGTCGTCCTCATGGCGAAGGCCGTGGACGGCGTCTACTCCGACGACCCGCGCACCAACCCCGATGCGGTGCTGTTCGAGGAGATCACCCATCGCGAGGTCATCGAACAGGGCCTCAAGGTCGCCGACGCGACCGCCTTCAGCCTGTGCATGGACAATGCCATGCCGATCATGGTCTTCAATCTGCTGACCAAGGGCAATATCGCTCGGGCCATCGCCGGTGAGAAGATCGGAACACTCGTACGGTCATGA
- the tsf gene encoding translation elongation factor Ts has translation MANYTAADVKRLRELTGSGMLDCKNALADNDGDFDKAVEQLRIKGAKDVGKRAERSTAEGLVVAKDGVLVELNSETDFVAKNDEFQALADKVVTAAAQARSNDVEALKAVEADGKTVDTLVQELSAKIGEKLELRRVAAFDGQTAVYLHKRASDLPPSVGVLVEYTGEGDAAAEAARGAAMQIAALKAKYVSRDEVPEEVVANERRIAEETAKAEGKPEQALPKIVEGRVNGYFKDVVLLEQASVTDSKKTVKAILDEAGATVTRFVRFEVGAS, from the coding sequence ATGGCGAACTACACCGCCGCCGACGTCAAGCGTCTCCGTGAGCTCACCGGCTCCGGAATGCTGGACTGCAAGAACGCGCTCGCCGACAACGACGGCGACTTCGACAAGGCCGTCGAGCAGCTGCGCATCAAGGGTGCCAAGGACGTGGGCAAGCGCGCCGAGCGCTCCACCGCCGAGGGCCTCGTCGTCGCCAAGGACGGCGTTCTGGTCGAGCTGAACTCCGAGACCGACTTCGTCGCCAAGAACGACGAGTTCCAGGCTCTCGCCGACAAGGTCGTCACCGCTGCTGCGCAGGCCCGCTCGAACGACGTCGAGGCACTGAAGGCCGTCGAGGCCGACGGCAAGACCGTCGACACCCTCGTCCAGGAGCTGTCCGCAAAGATCGGCGAGAAGCTCGAACTGCGTCGCGTCGCGGCGTTCGACGGCCAGACTGCCGTCTACCTGCACAAGCGTGCTTCGGACCTGCCGCCGTCGGTCGGCGTGCTCGTCGAGTACACCGGTGAGGGCGACGCTGCTGCCGAGGCCGCTCGCGGTGCCGCGATGCAGATCGCCGCGCTGAAGGCCAAGTACGTCAGCCGCGACGAGGTTCCCGAGGAGGTCGTCGCCAACGAGCGTCGCATCGCCGAGGAGACCGCCAAGGCCGAAGGCAAGCCGGAGCAGGCCCTGCCGAAGATCGTCGAAGGCCGTGTCAACGGTTACTTCAAGGACGTCGTCCTCCTCGAGCAGGCGTCGGTGACGGACTCGAAGAAGACCGTCAAGGCGATCCTCGACGAGGCCGGTGCGACCGTCACCCGCTTCGTGCGTTTCGAGGTCGGCGCCAGCTAG
- the rpsB gene encoding 30S ribosomal protein S2, whose protein sequence is MPVVTMRQLLDSGAHFGHQTRRWNPKMKRFIFTDRNGIYIIDLQQTLTYIDKAYEFVKETVAHGGTVLFVGTKKQAQESIAEEATRVGMPYVNQRWLGGMLTNFSTVHKRLQRLKELESMEQTGGFEGRTKKEILMLTREKNKLERTLGGIRDMAKVPSAIWVVDTNKEHIAVGEARKLNIPVIAILDTNCDPDLVDYPIPGNDDAIRSAALLTKVVASAVAEGLQARAGKSGDAEAKPEAGAEPLAEWEQELLAQATPAADAEAPAADAAPAADAAPEA, encoded by the coding sequence ATGCCTGTTGTGACTATGCGGCAGCTGCTCGACAGCGGCGCCCACTTCGGACACCAGACCCGTCGCTGGAACCCGAAGATGAAGCGGTTCATCTTCACCGACCGCAACGGCATCTACATCATCGACCTGCAGCAGACCCTGACGTACATCGACAAGGCGTACGAGTTCGTCAAGGAGACCGTCGCCCACGGTGGCACCGTGCTGTTCGTCGGCACCAAGAAGCAGGCGCAGGAATCCATCGCCGAAGAGGCCACCCGCGTGGGCATGCCCTACGTGAACCAGCGCTGGCTCGGCGGCATGCTCACCAACTTCTCGACCGTCCACAAGCGCCTGCAGCGCCTGAAGGAGCTCGAGTCGATGGAGCAGACCGGCGGCTTCGAGGGACGCACCAAGAAGGAAATCCTCATGCTCACGCGTGAGAAGAACAAGCTGGAGCGCACCCTCGGCGGCATCCGCGACATGGCGAAGGTTCCGTCGGCGATCTGGGTCGTCGACACCAACAAGGAGCACATCGCCGTCGGTGAGGCCCGCAAGCTGAACATCCCGGTCATCGCGATCCTCGACACCAACTGCGATCCGGACCTCGTCGACTACCCGATCCCGGGTAACGACGACGCGATCCGCTCCGCGGCGCTGCTGACCAAGGTCGTCGCTTCCGCGGTTGCCGAGGGCCTGCAGGCCCGCGCCGGCAAGAGCGGCGACGCCGAGGCCAAGCCCGAGGCCGGTGCCGAGCCGCTCGCCGAGTGGGAGCAGGAACTGCTCGCGCAGGCCACCCCCGCCGCAGACGCCGAGGCGCCCGCAGCGGACGCAGCCCCCGCCGCAGACGCAGCCCCCGAGGCCTGA
- a CDS encoding M23 family metallopeptidase translates to MVLTAPARTLAVVLVALATLPGTGSADTGRFVWPLDPRPAVSRQFDLPEQNWLPGHRGVDLDAHAGQTVVAAGDGVVAFAGTVAGKPAVSIDHEGGLRTTYEPVDASVTAGRRVTRGDPIGTVVAGHEGCASPACLHWGLRRGRDDYLDPLPLVQRPVIRLLPV, encoded by the coding sequence ATGGTCCTCACCGCGCCCGCCCGGACACTCGCCGTCGTGCTCGTCGCACTTGCCACCCTCCCTGGCACCGGATCCGCCGACACCGGACGGTTCGTCTGGCCGCTCGATCCCCGTCCTGCCGTGAGCAGGCAGTTCGATCTCCCCGAGCAGAACTGGCTCCCTGGTCACCGCGGCGTCGACCTCGACGCACACGCGGGACAGACCGTCGTGGCCGCCGGTGACGGTGTCGTCGCGTTCGCCGGCACCGTGGCGGGGAAGCCCGCGGTCTCCATCGATCACGAGGGCGGCCTGCGCACCACCTACGAACCCGTCGATGCCTCGGTCACCGCCGGTCGCCGGGTGACGAGAGGCGATCCCATCGGCACCGTCGTCGCCGGCCACGAAGGATGCGCCTCCCCGGCATGTCTGCACTGGGGGCTGCGACGCGGACGCGACGACTACCTCGATCCGCTACCCCTCGTGCAGCGTCCGGTGATCCGGCTGCTGCCGGTATGA
- a CDS encoding MinD/ParA family ATP-binding protein → MRRNDPSPAVPAWLQDPPESETDAVRRGFRRADRGAETSGSSTSPGDGATPAPPSAQLGMTASVPLGMALRPRITTDEGSEPASVAPEASVQETAEPEPAPVDPHPVPVLDPVPLPTDTAVDDSQYAAQRFDHQPSNVDLASGVLVRRSRRSSGRWRESVGRLTGGRLDGGSSERREELVARIRQPIPGDYRIAVLSLKGGVGKTTTTVGLGSTFASLRGDCVIAVDANPDFGTLAQRIPQQTTSTVRDLLANASGIRRYSDVRAYTSQAPSRLEVLASERDPAASEAFSEEDYRRVVGILQVYYNVIVTDCGTGIMHSVMRGVLDLANTLVLVASPAVDAARSAAATLDWLQAHGYSALVERTVVVVSAPRPGSTSIDMDALTAHFLARCRAVTVLPFDEHLAEGAEIDLDRLRPATRTAFVELAAVVADDFPALSGRHAVH, encoded by the coding sequence ATGAGACGCAACGATCCGAGTCCTGCCGTGCCCGCCTGGCTGCAGGACCCGCCGGAATCCGAGACCGACGCGGTGAGACGCGGCTTCCGCCGCGCGGACCGAGGCGCCGAGACGTCAGGTTCCTCCACTTCGCCCGGCGACGGTGCGACTCCGGCGCCTCCTTCTGCTCAGCTCGGGATGACGGCCTCCGTACCGCTCGGCATGGCGCTGCGGCCGCGGATCACGACGGACGAGGGTTCCGAGCCCGCGTCCGTGGCACCGGAGGCGTCGGTCCAGGAGACTGCGGAGCCGGAACCCGCCCCTGTCGATCCTCATCCGGTACCGGTGCTCGATCCGGTGCCCTTGCCGACGGACACCGCGGTCGACGACTCGCAGTACGCGGCGCAGCGCTTCGACCATCAACCGTCGAATGTCGACCTCGCGTCGGGAGTGCTGGTCCGACGATCGCGACGTTCGTCGGGGCGGTGGCGGGAGAGTGTCGGCAGGCTTACCGGGGGCAGGCTCGACGGCGGAAGCAGTGAGCGCCGTGAGGAACTCGTGGCCCGGATCCGCCAGCCGATCCCGGGCGACTACCGGATCGCGGTGTTGTCCTTGAAAGGCGGGGTGGGGAAGACCACCACGACCGTCGGGCTGGGATCGACGTTCGCATCGTTGCGTGGCGACTGTGTCATCGCCGTCGACGCGAATCCGGACTTCGGCACCCTCGCTCAACGGATCCCGCAGCAGACCACGTCCACGGTGCGGGATCTGCTCGCGAACGCGTCGGGGATCCGCCGGTACTCGGATGTGCGGGCTTACACCTCGCAGGCGCCGAGCCGGCTCGAAGTGCTTGCGAGCGAACGTGATCCCGCTGCGTCGGAAGCGTTCAGCGAGGAGGACTACCGACGCGTCGTCGGCATCCTGCAGGTCTACTACAACGTCATCGTCACCGATTGCGGAACCGGGATCATGCACTCGGTCATGCGCGGAGTGCTGGACCTGGCGAACACCCTGGTGCTCGTCGCGTCGCCGGCGGTCGACGCGGCGCGCAGTGCTGCCGCGACACTCGACTGGCTGCAGGCGCACGGCTACTCCGCGTTGGTCGAACGGACGGTCGTGGTCGTCAGTGCTCCCCGGCCGGGTTCGACGAGCATCGACATGGACGCGTTGACCGCCCATTTTCTCGCTCGCTGCCGCGCGGTGACGGTGCTGCCGTTCGACGAGCATCTCGCCGAGGGCGCCGAGATCGATCTCGATCGGCTCCGGCCCGCGACCCGCACGGCATTTGTCGAACTGGCCGCGGTGGTCGCCGACGACTTCCCCGCCCTGTCGGGCCGGCACGCGGTGCACTAG
- a CDS encoding tyrosine recombinase XerC, which yields MRGDGSDMLPATLAVHLDDFVDHLRLEGNRSEHTIRAYRTDIRSLLQHLADRHPDARITDLDLDLLRSWLAGMVAGGAARTTLARRTSSVRVFTAWLERTRRLDADPATRLVSPRPHRSLPAVLRDDQALEIMEAAKSGARELDPIALRDRLIVELLYATGIRVGELCAVDIDDVDAERRVVRVLGKGDKERIVPYGAPASDAIDAWLRHGRPHLARPSSGAALLLGKRGGRIDQRQVRSVVHEAVSSVPGAPDLAPHGLRHSAATHLLEGGADLRVVQEVLGHSSLATTQLYTHVSAARLRAAHDQAHPRA from the coding sequence ATGCGAGGCGACGGTTCCGACATGCTCCCGGCGACGCTCGCCGTGCATCTCGACGACTTCGTCGACCACCTCCGCCTCGAGGGCAACCGCTCGGAACACACGATCCGCGCCTATCGCACCGACATCCGCTCGCTGCTGCAGCACCTCGCCGACCGGCACCCGGACGCGCGCATCACCGACCTCGATCTCGATCTGCTGCGCTCGTGGCTCGCCGGGATGGTGGCAGGAGGAGCCGCGCGCACCACGCTCGCGCGGCGCACGTCGTCGGTACGCGTCTTCACGGCGTGGCTCGAGCGCACCCGGCGTCTCGACGCCGACCCGGCGACCCGCCTCGTCTCGCCGCGTCCGCACCGGTCGCTGCCTGCGGTGCTCCGCGACGATCAGGCACTGGAGATCATGGAGGCCGCGAAATCCGGTGCGCGCGAACTCGATCCCATCGCGCTGCGGGATCGGTTGATCGTCGAGCTGCTCTATGCGACCGGGATCCGGGTCGGGGAGCTGTGCGCGGTCGACATCGACGACGTCGACGCCGAGCGGCGAGTCGTCCGGGTTCTCGGCAAGGGCGACAAGGAACGGATCGTTCCGTACGGAGCTCCCGCGTCCGACGCGATCGACGCGTGGCTTCGTCACGGACGTCCGCATCTCGCGCGCCCGTCATCGGGTGCGGCCCTGCTGTTGGGCAAACGCGGCGGGCGGATCGATCAGCGGCAGGTCCGGTCGGTGGTGCACGAGGCCGTCTCGTCGGTACCCGGTGCACCCGATCTCGCGCCGCACGGCCTGCGGCACAGTGCCGCCACGCACCTGCTCGAAGGAGGAGCGGACCTGCGCGTGGTCCAGGAGGTGCTGGGGCATTCGAGTCTGGCCACCACGCAGCTCTATACCCACGTCTCGGCGGCCCGCCTGCGCGCCGCGCACGATCAGGCCCATCCCCGCGCCTGA
- a CDS encoding multidrug effflux MFS transporter: protein MLCALALLSAIAPLATDMYLPGLPVMAESLGSSTVGVQLTLTTFMAGLGLGQLLVGPLSDGWGRRRLILAGTIVLAVSSAICALAPTVEILIAARLIQGFSGGTGIVLARAVIADKARGNQAAKLFSLMMIIGGIAPVAAPLLGGVLLGPIGWRGIFWVLTGLAVLMAVGAFAFVPETLPPEKRHGGGLKTMAGNFGYVLRQRRFVGYAAAMALSFGAMFSYISASPFVTQNILGLSPGQFSLVFAVNSVGLVLANAVNTRLIGRFEVRTLLLFGVTTMFTAGALLLLTMVFVGYVGALILPLLFVAISMMGLTLGNATALAQSQVPKAAGTGSAVIGASQFGLAAVVSPLVGLGGEGTGIPMAVAIVVCSGLALASAAVLARDSAAVPTRESAS from the coding sequence ATGTTGTGCGCCCTGGCGTTGCTGTCGGCGATCGCGCCGCTCGCCACGGACATGTACCTCCCGGGACTTCCCGTCATGGCGGAGAGTCTGGGCAGTTCGACCGTCGGCGTCCAGCTCACACTCACGACGTTCATGGCGGGGCTCGGACTCGGTCAGCTGCTCGTCGGTCCGCTCTCGGACGGCTGGGGTCGGCGACGGCTGATCCTCGCGGGCACGATCGTCCTCGCGGTGAGCAGCGCGATCTGCGCGTTGGCACCCACCGTCGAGATTCTGATCGCGGCGCGTCTGATCCAGGGCTTCAGCGGCGGCACCGGCATCGTTCTCGCCCGCGCGGTCATCGCCGACAAGGCGAGAGGTAATCAGGCGGCCAAGCTGTTCAGCCTGATGATGATCATCGGCGGCATCGCGCCCGTCGCGGCTCCCCTGCTCGGTGGCGTGCTGCTGGGCCCCATCGGATGGCGGGGCATCTTCTGGGTGCTCACCGGCCTGGCCGTCCTGATGGCCGTCGGCGCCTTCGCGTTCGTCCCGGAGACCCTGCCGCCGGAGAAGCGGCACGGCGGCGGCCTGAAGACGATGGCCGGCAATTTCGGATACGTCCTCCGGCAGCGACGCTTCGTCGGGTACGCCGCCGCCATGGCCCTGAGCTTCGGCGCGATGTTCTCGTACATCTCGGCGTCGCCCTTCGTCACACAGAACATCCTCGGCCTGAGCCCCGGCCAGTTCTCATTGGTGTTCGCCGTCAACTCGGTCGGTCTGGTGCTGGCCAACGCCGTCAATACCCGCCTCATCGGGCGGTTCGAGGTGCGGACACTGTTGCTCTTCGGTGTGACCACCATGTTCACCGCAGGCGCCCTGCTGCTGCTGACGATGGTCTTCGTCGGCTATGTGGGAGCGCTGATCCTGCCGCTGCTGTTCGTCGCGATCAGCATGATGGGCCTGACGCTGGGCAACGCCACCGCGCTGGCCCAGTCGCAGGTCCCGAAGGCGGCAGGTACGGGCTCCGCGGTGATCGGTGCCTCCCAGTTCGGTCTCGCCGCCGTCGTCTCCCCGCTGGTCGGGCTCGGCGGCGAAGGAACCGGTATCCCGATGGCCGTGGCCATCGTGGTCTGCTCGGGACTCGCACTCGCCTCCGCCGCGGTGCTCGCGCGGGACTCCGCCGCGGTGCCCACGCGCGAGTCCGCGAGCTGA
- a CDS encoding siderophore-interacting protein, which translates to MSTTLTVLRTETIGEHFVRVVLGGDGFDDFPARPETDSYVKIELPAGEETVVRTYTVRHVDPAAREIWIDFVVHGDEGVAGPWARSVQPGTQVVVRGPGAGYRPDRAADFHLLAGDETAIPAIAVALEDLPADARGAVFLEVIGPGDELKLDVPAGVDVTWLHRGVAAGDAGADLIDGNAPLVAAVKAMPWPAGDVQVFVHGEAEAVMKHIRPYLRKERAVPPARASISGYWRRGRTEEGFRVWKSELAVVESN; encoded by the coding sequence ATGTCGACGACACTCACGGTCCTGCGGACCGAGACGATCGGCGAGCATTTCGTTCGTGTCGTGCTCGGTGGGGACGGATTCGACGACTTCCCCGCCCGCCCGGAGACCGACAGCTACGTGAAGATCGAGTTGCCGGCGGGGGAGGAGACCGTTGTCCGCACCTACACGGTCCGGCACGTCGACCCGGCCGCCCGGGAGATCTGGATCGACTTCGTCGTCCACGGCGACGAGGGTGTCGCGGGTCCGTGGGCCCGATCGGTGCAGCCGGGCACGCAGGTCGTGGTGCGGGGCCCGGGCGCGGGTTATCGGCCCGATCGCGCCGCCGACTTCCATCTGCTCGCCGGCGACGAGACCGCGATCCCCGCGATTGCGGTCGCGCTCGAGGATCTTCCCGCCGACGCGAGGGGAGCGGTCTTCCTGGAGGTCATCGGTCCCGGCGACGAGCTGAAACTCGATGTCCCGGCGGGTGTGGACGTCACGTGGCTCCACCGAGGTGTCGCGGCCGGTGATGCCGGCGCCGACCTGATCGACGGCAATGCTCCGCTCGTCGCCGCGGTGAAAGCGATGCCGTGGCCGGCCGGCGACGTGCAGGTCTTCGTGCACGGCGAGGCCGAGGCGGTCATGAAGCACATCCGGCCGTATCTGCGGAAGGAACGGGCCGTGCCCCCTGCGCGCGCGTCGATCTCGGGCTACTGGCGCCGCGGACGCACGGAGGAAGGCTTCCGCGTGTGGAAGAGCGAACTGGCGGTCGTGGAGAGCAACTGA
- a CDS encoding DUF6953 family protein has protein sequence MSTTAADIATWMTDIITTERRVTQTDMVDAIEAKFGSEWIYVNDNGHPSIDRTVLKEFRRAHRGAVKWHRDDRAWYVEDEPAADTPAE, from the coding sequence ATGAGCACCACCGCGGCCGACATCGCCACCTGGATGACCGACATCATCACCACCGAACGCAGGGTCACCCAGACCGACATGGTCGACGCGATCGAGGCCAAGTTCGGCTCCGAGTGGATCTACGTGAACGACAACGGCCACCCGTCGATCGACCGCACCGTCCTCAAGGAGTTCCGCAGGGCGCATCGCGGCGCGGTGAAGTGGCATCGCGACGATCGCGCCTGGTACGTCGAGGACGAGCCGGCGGCCGACACCCCGGCCGAGTAA